CCCGCTATCCACCCAGGAACTCCTCGGTATGAGAGGGTTTCCATGCATCTCCTCTTAACAGACCAGTGCCAGAAGAAGTTATGCCACCGTTTCTGGCTACCTTTGAGGGTGCTCAACCCTGTGTCACCGGTGTTGGGGTCGAGGCACTGGCTGCAGCCGAATTGCAGGTCGAGATGGAGTTGGTGGTCAGGCTTCCTGACTAATTTCTGCTTTCAGGATATGAAGCCTGAGAATATTTGCCAGTCAGAAATTGGGCCTAACAACCGTGGTGCATCGGACAGACTCAAGCCGCTGGTGATGAGTTCAAAGCTATTTGCAAACGTTGACCACGATCGTTAGCTTTCTTCCTGAAGGTTATTGCAATCACTTATATTTTGTCGGTTGACATGACCTTCCTAGAGAGGATATCAGACGAAAAGTTGAATCACCCCGGTAATATTGTCCTTTCCATATCCCTCGGTGATCGCCTTTTGATAAACATCCTGTAGAGCTGTAGCTATAGGCATTTTGGCCCCGGAGGTCTGCTCTGTGGCGATTGCATAGCGAAAGTCTTTTTCAACCAGTTCAATCGGAAATAGCGGAGCATGATTGCCCGTCAGCATTAGGTTGCCAGCCAGCTTGGCAGCGGGACTGAGAATCGGTAACTCTCCCAGCAAGGCCATTGCCCTGTCTCCAGAGATGCCGCCTTTGGCCAGCATGCCAAGGGCTTCTGCCAATGCAGCAACTTGAATGCCAAACAGAGCATTGACCGCTAGTTTCATCGCCATGCCTTGACCGTTCTCCCCTAGATGGTGAATCTCACTAGCCCCCGCAGAGGATAGGACTGTCTGCACCTGAGCCAGGGTTTCAGCTTCCCCCCCAACCAGATAAATCAGTTTTCCCGCTTCGGCTTGGGGGCGGGAACCTACTACGGGCGCATCGAGAAGGGCTGCACCACGCTGGGTGATCGCGGCGGCCAACTCACGGATGTATCCGACTGTTAAGGTGCTGGACTCGATCGCAATGCTAGTCTTGTTCAGTCCCAGTGCGGCCCCGACCTTGGGATCAAGCCAAACGTTGCGGGAACTTTCATTATTCGTAACCATGCTGATCACAATATCAGCTTGTTCAGCGGCGGCTTTAGGGTTGTCGGCGTAGACCGCTCCCTGATCAATTAAGGGCTTGACCTTATCGGCAGTGCGGTTATACACAATTAGCTTGTACTGAGCCTTGAGTAGATTTTGAGCCATGCGAGAACCCATAGCCCCCGCGCCTAATAATGCGATTCGGGTCATGAATTGGCCTCCAAAGAAACTGTGAACCATGAGCTCACTCTACTCACTGCATATAAAGCAATAAAGACCAACTCATGAACAACACTCGTGTGTTTTTTTCATGAATCGCCGTGATTCCATTACGATCACGGTTAGCACACGAGCACCAACATTGATGGGGAGTCGGTTTCAGCGATGGATGTATCGGCCTTGCAGCTCTTTGTGGAGGTCATGAACCAGGGCAGCTTTGCGGCTGTAGCGCGAGATCGCAATCTAGACCCCTCATCAGTTTCCCGAGCGATCGCGGGGCTAGAAGCTGAACTCGGCGTGCGGCTCTTTCAACGCACCACCCGCCAGCTGTCCCCCACCGAGGCCGGAACCACCTATTTTGAGCGCATCGAACCGCTGCTAGCCGAGATGCAGCAAGCCATTGACATCATCACGGACGTTTCTAGAAAGCCTCGGGGAACCCTTCGCGTCACGGCTTCTGTTTCCTTTGGGCACCACTGCATTGTGCCACTGCTTCCGGCATTAGCTGCACAATATCCTGATCTCACCGTCGATCTCTGGTTGACTGATACGGTAGTTGATCTGGTGGCTGACCGCATTGAT
Above is a genomic segment from Nodosilinea sp. E11 containing:
- a CDS encoding NAD(P)-dependent oxidoreductase, producing the protein MTRIALLGAGAMGSRMAQNLLKAQYKLIVYNRTADKVKPLIDQGAVYADNPKAAAEQADIVISMVTNNESSRNVWLDPKVGAALGLNKTSIAIESSTLTVGYIRELAAAITQRGAALLDAPVVGSRPQAEAGKLIYLVGGEAETLAQVQTVLSSAGASEIHHLGENGQGMAMKLAVNALFGIQVAALAEALGMLAKGGISGDRAMALLGELPILSPAAKLAGNLMLTGNHAPLFPIELVEKDFRYAIATEQTSGAKMPIATALQDVYQKAITEGYGKDNITGVIQLFV